A genomic window from Solanum stenotomum isolate F172 chromosome 10, ASM1918654v1, whole genome shotgun sequence includes:
- the LOC125841698 gene encoding disease resistance protein At4g27190-like, with the protein MEILFNVVGGFVVEVGKFVSKCIYPKIENIACFSSKIENLKKEMEKLTKFRDDINAKMEEDKKKGNKPKPDVIVWMEDVHELENELETMQDRIAAAKVLTYKCCPKCSLCSEVSTQAQNIRDQLCRLKEVGESFGSSLAVENYQVKNVEFIPGPSIEGQSAATRNLNKILQLLEDDKICIIGVLGTGGVGKTTLVKNLNNELLKTYVSSSKLSFGVVVWVTVPKPPTNIKKVQAQIVSRLNLKVDDEESVESIGSKIYQRLKLEESFLLILDDVWEAINLDDIGVPQPEDPARSKVIITSRFSSVCNQMKTNTEMKVYTLDVDESWQLFVKSAGDIANLEQIQPFAKEITRECDGLPLAITVIGSSMRGKTRFELWKDALKSLRMSEPHNKEVKDKVYKVIKWSFDSLESPDIELSSEQRSNMNKRRGDIQSCFLYCSLYPAAISTDDLINCLWTEEFLGEHDTYEEAYNRGITIIESLKDACLLEAHEINFVKMHDVVRDVAIWVANSFGYEHNSVIQAGIGLTEISHTKVSASVKRISLVSNKIQCLPDNFTECPEATTLLLQDNDRLSKIPHEFFLSFPALRVVNLRKTGIRALPCSINSLCQLRALILQNCNELKELPPIGNLSNLQLLDCDNAGLLCLPQGMDKLTNLRLLNMPAADLESISQGYFVKLSSIEMLNMMKSSTWFVANNRWTLLGSTSFDEISSLHNLTYLFIRLDRSAILNRDHTWMKRLKRFHIEVGKTRMEVLFNGSTRIIGVSNCEIFSNGELSGMLQFARDLHLVHCMGLRKLIINKKSFDGLKSLYIYKCFCDFRQVEEGSGQIDPLPNLEHLTLDSVENLKCVSDFSQLLSLRFSKLRQLNISYCRSLTCLFNTGGALSAPKHLEIISITDCSQLVELLVLCSSLANSEIPRVRKLYLNNLRKLGTLGQPQSMWEHLEELRVTSCLQIRKLPLSIQTSDNIKVINGESEWWSQLDWDDDNFQSNLEHCFLPGFIW; encoded by the exons ATGGAAATACTTTTTAATGTTGTAGGTGGCTTTGTTGTTGAGGTGGGAAAGTTTGTATCAAAATGCATCTATCCTAAGATTGAAAATATTGCCTGTTTCTcgtcaaaaattgaaaatctaaAGAAGGAAATGGAGAAGCTAACAAAGTTTAGAGATGATATCAATGCAAAGATGgaagaagataagaaaaaaGGCAATAAACCAAAACCAGATGTTATTGTGTGGATGGAAGATGTTCACGAGCTAGAGAATGAATTGGAAACTATGCAAGACAGAATTGCAGCGGCTAAGGTGCTCACATATAAGTGTTGTCCAAAATGCAGCCTTTGCTCTGAAGTCTCCACTCAAGCACAGAACATACGAGATCAACTTTGCAGGCTTAAAGAAGTTGGAGAAAGCTTTGGATCCAGTTTGGCGGTAGAAAATTACCAGGTGAAAAATGTTGAGTTCATCCCGGGACCATCAATAGAAGGCCAGTCAGCAGCAACAAGGAATCTTAACAAAATCTTGCAACTGTTAGAAGATGATAAG ATATGCATCATTGGTGTGTTGGGTACGGGAGGAGTTGGGAAAACAACATTGGTGAAGAATCTTAATAATGAGCTCCTAAAAACCTATGTGTCAAGTTCTAAACTGTCTTTTGGTGTTGTGGTATGGGTTACAGTGCCCAAACCAccaacaaacataaaaaaagttCAAGCACAAATTGTCAGCAGATTAAACCTAAAAGTAGATGACGAGGAAAGTGTAGAAAGCATTGGCAGCAAAATCTATCAAAGGCTCAAGCTAGAAGAGAGTTTCCTTCTCATATTAGATGATGTTTGGGAAGCAATAAATTTGGATGATATAGGTGTGCCCCAACCTGAGGACCCCGCAAGAAGCAAGGTGATTATAACTTCTCGTTTTTCGAGTGTTTGTAACCAAATGAAAACAAACACTGAAATGAAAGTTTACACATTGGATGTGGATGAATCTTGGCAACTCTTTGTCAAAAGTGCGGGAGATATTGCCAATCTGGAGCAAATTCAACCATTCGCAAAGGAAATCACAAGAGAGTGTGATGGCTTACCTTTGGCAATCACTGTTATTGGATCATCAATGAGAGGGAAGACAAGGTTCGAGCTCTGGAAAGATGCTTTGAAATCACTTAGAATGTCCGAACCACATAACAAAGAAGTTAAAGATAAGGTTTACAAGGTCATCAAGTGGAGTTTTGATTCTTTGGAATCTCCGGATATTGAATTATCCTCGGAGCAAAGAAGCAATATGAACAAAAGGAGAGGTGACATTCAAAGTTGTTTCTTGTATTGCTCCTTATATCCGGCGGCTATTTCTACTGATGATCTCATAAATTGCTTGTGGACAGAGGAGTTCCTTGGTGAACATGACACATATGAAGAAGCATACAACAGGGGAATCACAATTATTGAGAGTTTAAAAGATGCCTGCTTGCTAGAAGCCCATGAGATAAATTTTGTGAAGATGCATGACGTGGTCCGTGACGTTGCTATATGGGTAGCTAATTCCTTTGGGTATGAACACAATTCTGTTATTCAAGCTGGAATCGGGTTGACTGAGATATCACATACTAAAGTATCAGCTTCTGTCAAGAGAATATCTTTGGTAAGCAACAAAATTCAATGTCTACCTGATAACTTCACAGAATGCCCAGAGGCAACAACTTTACTATTGCAAGATAATGATCGCCTTAGCAAAATTCCCCATGAATTCTTTTTGTCATTTCCAGCTCTAAGAGTTGTGAATCTGCGTAAAACTGGTATTAGAGCACTGCCTTGTTCCATCAATAGTTTATGTCAACTACGTGCTCTAATACTACAAAATTGCaatgagttgaaagagttaccACCTATTGGTAATCTTTCCAATTTGCAATTGCTTGATTGTGATAATGCAGGATTACTTTGTCTGCCTCAAGGAATGGACAAGTTGACAAATCTGAGGCTATTAAATATGCCTGCAGCTGATTTAGAGAGCATCAGCCAAGGATATTTTGTCAAATTGTCTAGCATTGAAATGTTAAATATGATGAAATCGTCCACGTGGTTCGTTGCAAATAATAGGTGGACTCTTCTTGGATCAACTTCCTTTGATGAGATATCATCTCTACACAATCTAACTTATCTTTTTATTAGACTGGATAGATCAGCAATTTTGAATAGAGACCACACCTGGATGAAAAGATTGAAAAGATTTCACATTGAAGTTGGGAAAACTCGAATGGAAGTACTATTCAACGGGTCAACAAGGATAATAGGCGTCTCCAATTGTGAAATTTTCAGCAACGGAGAGCTCTCAGGCATGTTGCAGTTTGCGAGAGATTTGCACTTAGTACATTGCATGGGTCTCAGGAAGTTGATTATAAACAAGAAGAGTTTTGATGGATTAAAATCACTCTACATTTACAAATGTTTTTGTGATTTCAGACAAGTCGAAGAAGGAAGTGGACAGATTGACCCTTTGCCAAATCTGGAACATCTCACCCTCGATTCCGTAGAAAATTTGAAGTGTGTTTCTGATTTCAGTCAACTTCTGAGTCTAAGATTTTCTAAACTACGCCAATTGAATATATCCTATTGTCGAAGTTTAACATGTCTTTTTAACACTGGTGGAGCTCTTTCTGCACCCAAGCACTTGGAAATAATTTCAATTACCGATTGTTCTCAGCTGGTAGAGTTGTTAGTGCTATGCAGCTCCCTTGCCAACTCAGAAATTCCAAGAGTTCGGAAGTTATATTTGAATAACTTGCGAAAATTAGGAACGTTGGGGCAGCCACAGAGTATGTGGGAACACCTGGAGGAACTTAGAGTGACATCTTGCTTACAAATAAGGAAGTTGCCTCTCTCTATTCAAACCTCCGACAACATCAAAGTAATAAACGGAGAATCAGAATGGTGGAGCCAACTGGATTGGGATGACGACAACTTCCAGTCAAATTTAGAACATTGTTTCCTACCAGGTTTCATCTGGTAG
- the LOC125841451 gene encoding probable glycosyltransferase At5g03795: protein MKIRKLLRKIIAILMFRIDWKKLVFIGAILTVFRIIFQISTLPYPLTEWILFPPSEISSSQNLNHEKNLRELPVSPDIRFNLSQHAPLVVSLNSTDGLSETLQVLERREQISRQRKSRKHVNAVDKVIFPSSPVRNVSNYMLRYTASSTPDEALAYAKQEIENAPLVKDDQDLYTPLFRNVSVFKRSYELMELILKVYIYKEGKRPIFHQPYLRGIYSSEGWFMKLMEDSHQFVTRDPQKAHLFYLPYSARQLQKARYVVNSHDLKPLSVFLRNYVNMLASKYPFWNRTCGSDHFLVACHDWGPYTLKDHEDLSRNTIKALCNADISEGIFVSGKDVSLPETTIRNPRRPLRNLGGKRVSQRPILAFFAGNMHGPVRPKLLKYWRDKDESIRIYGPLPHRVSKVMSYPEHMKSSKYCLCPMGYEVNSPRIVEAIYYECVPVIIADNFALPFSEVLNWTAFSVVVSEKDIPRLKDILLSIPLRRYQIMQNNVKMLQKHFIWNSKPTRYDLFHMILHSIWVSRLNQLQVSEIS from the exons ATGAAGATTAGGAAATTGTTGCGGAAAATAATTGCTATTCTGATGTTCAGAATTGACTGGAAGAAGCTGGTTTTCATTGGTGCTATTCTGACAGTATTTAGgataatatttcaaatttctacACTTCCTTATCCTCTTACAGAATGGATTCTCTTCCCACCATCGGAGATTTCATCTTCCCAAAATTTGAATCATGAAAAGAACTTAAGGGAACTTCCAGTAAGTCCAGATATCAGGTTTAACCTTAGTCAGCATGCCCCCCTAGTTGTTTCACTCAACTCTACAGATGGACTGAGTGAAACACTGCAAGTTCTGGAAAGACGAGAACAAATTTCGAGACAGCGGAAAAGTAGGAAGCATGTGAATGCAGTAGATAAAGTTATTTTCCCTTCTTCACCTGTTAGAAACGTGTCCAACTATATGCTG AGATACACAGCATCTTCGACTCCAGATGAGGCACTTGCATATGCCAAACAAGAGATTGAGAATGCCCCACTAGTTAAGGATGATCAGGACTTGTATACTCCTCTATTCAGGAATGTCTCTGTATTTAAGAG GAGCTATGAGTTGATGGAGCTTATACTCAAAGTTTACATTTACAAAGAAGGGAAAAGGCCGATTTTTCATCAACCTTATCTTAGAGGAATTTATTCATCTGAGGGATGGTTCATGAAGCTGATGGAAGATAGTCACCAGTTTGTGACAAGGGATCCACAAAAGGCTCACCTGTTCTATCTGCCATATAGCGCACGTCAGTTACAAAAGGCACGATATGTGGTGAACTCACATGATCTTAAGCCGTTATCAGTATTCCTGCGGAACTACGTGAACATGCTAGCTTCAAAGTATCCTTTCTGGAACCGCACATGTGGGTCAGATCACTTTCTTGTTGCTTGCCATGATTGG GGACCTTATACTCTGAAGGATCATGAGGATCTGAGTAGAAACACTATAAAAGCTCTCTGCAATGCAGATATATCTGAAGGAATATTTGTTTCTGGGAAGGACGTTTCCCTTCCCGAGACCACTATTAGGAATCCTAGGAGGCCTCTTAGAAACCTCGGTGGAAAAAGAGTGTCACAGCGCCCGATTCTTGCCTTTTTCGCTGGAAATATGCATGGTCCGGTACGTCccaaacttctcaaatattggaGGGACAAAGATGAATCCATAAGAATTTACGGGCCTCTACCCCATAGAGTCTCAAAAGTTATGTCTTATCCTGAACACATGAAATCAAGCAAGTATTGCCTTTGTCCGATGGGTTATGAAGTGAACAGCCCAAGGATTGTCGAGGCAATATATTATGAGTGTGTTCCGGTTATCATCGCTGATAATTTTGCGCTTCCATTCAGCGAAGTACTTAATTGGACTGCTTTTTCTGTGGTTGTTTCTGAGAAAGATATTCCTAGGCTAAAGGATATTTTATTAAGTATACCTCTGAGACGTTACCAGATCATGCAAAATAATGTCAAGATGTTGCAGAAGCATTTTATTTGGAATTCAAAACCGACTAGATATGATCTGTTCCATATGATTTTGCATTCAATTTGGGTTAGCAGGCTCAACCAACTTCAAGTATCGGAGATATCATAA